One segment of Sphingobacteriales bacterium DNA contains the following:
- a CDS encoding DUF1003 domain-containing protein, with protein sequence MKHQQIQKLEETRKNFTPINNINTKYKNSLSLPDKLALWITNHVGSMVFFFLIFIWTITWLSWNTLAPIPLRFDPFPAFVLWLFISNMIQIFLMPLIMVGQNLQSKHAELRAEENFKVNKKSETEVEIILRHLEHQNEMILEILTKIEQMEKNK encoded by the coding sequence ATGAAACATCAACAAATTCAAAAACTGGAAGAAACAAGAAAAAATTTTACTCCGATTAATAACATAAACACAAAATACAAAAACAGCTTATCACTTCCTGATAAGTTAGCATTATGGATTACTAACCATGTAGGCAGTATGGTTTTTTTCTTTCTGATTTTTATATGGACTATCACTTGGCTTAGTTGGAATACCCTTGCCCCCATTCCATTGCGTTTCGATCCGTTTCCTGCTTTTGTTTTATGGTTATTTATATCAAATATGATTCAAATATTTCTTATGCCTTTAATTATGGTGGGGCAAAATTTGCAATCAAAACATGCCGAACTAAGAGCAGAAGAAAATTTCAAGGTTAACAAAAAATCCGAAACCGAAGTTGAAATAATATTAAGGCATTTAGAGCATCAAAATGAAATGATTCTTGAAATTTTAACGAAGATTGAACAGATGGAAAAAAATAAATGA
- a CDS encoding transposase has protein sequence MIRLNGFLAIDLFDADCLFQANQVAKANQVAQYFADLSLIYQNKGIKKVVVYLDNNRTHKQKMKTIYQELTAQLNLEIDFRYLTPYSPKLNLVEYAIHLIRLNVTHNADCKDSLQKFEQHINELTKQKIFTKNQIVNILQHIDDLINKN, from the coding sequence TTGATAAGACTAAACGGATTCTTAGCCATTGACCTTTTTGATGCGGATTGTCTGTTCCAAGCCAACCAAGTAGCCAAAGCCAACCAAGTAGCTCAATATTTTGCCGATTTATCACTTATTTATCAAAATAAAGGGATTAAAAAAGTAGTTGTTTATTTGGATAATAACCGCACACATAAGCAGAAAATGAAAACAATTTATCAAGAATTGACGGCTCAATTAAATCTTGAAATAGATTTTAGATACCTAACTCCTTACTCTCCAAAACTTAATTTGGTAGAGTATGCCATACACTTGATAAGGTTAAATGTGACGCACAATGCTGATTGTAAAGACTCTTTACAAAAATTTGAACAGCATATCAATGAACTAACTAAACAAAAAATATTTACTAAAAATCAAATTGTCAATATTTTACAACATATTGATGACCTTATCAATAAAAATTAG
- a CDS encoding 3' terminal RNA ribose 2'-O-methyltransferase Hen1: protein MILNITTTHKPATDLGYLLHKHPDKFQTFELSVGKAHVFYPEKSEEKTTISVLLDIDPIDMVRGAKNLGGDGFALGHYVNDRPYVASSFMSVALSKAFSSAMNGKCKDKPELVDVKLPFEVTIAVIPVPKGGEILIRKFFEPLGYQVELIRHQLDSKFPEWGDSKYFTLKLNHTITTKELLSHLYVLIPTMDNDKHYFVSEDEIEKLLQKGEGWLKEHPEKEQIIRRYLINLNSLSRQALERLSEGEEIGDLSDELVEKTEKEKQKETLHDKRIKLVAEKITESGAERVLDLGCGEGKLIRQLIKQKQFSLIAGMDVAYNELIKAKERLHFDEMSPKQKERINLFQGSLTYKDQRLEGFDAAAVVEVIEHLDLNRLKAFERVLFEFAKPKTIVLTTPNQEFNVMWDKLDAEEMRHDDHRFEWTRKEFLEWSNKIGETYNYKVELFPIGDEVENIGAPSQMAIFTYGN, encoded by the coding sequence ATGATTTTAAACATTACAACCACTCATAAACCAGCAACCGACTTAGGTTATTTGCTACACAAGCACCCCGACAAATTTCAAACATTTGAGTTATCAGTGGGTAAAGCTCATGTGTTTTATCCTGAAAAAAGTGAAGAGAAAACAACCATAAGCGTTTTGCTTGACATTGACCCAATTGATATGGTTCGTGGAGCAAAAAATTTGGGTGGTGATGGCTTTGCCCTTGGGCACTATGTAAATGACCGTCCTTACGTTGCATCATCATTTATGAGTGTTGCTTTATCAAAAGCTTTTTCATCTGCAATGAATGGAAAGTGTAAAGACAAGCCCGAATTGGTTGATGTAAAACTTCCCTTTGAAGTTACCATTGCTGTTATCCCCGTACCCAAAGGAGGCGAAATTTTAATTAGAAAATTCTTTGAACCTCTTGGCTACCAAGTTGAATTAATAAGACATCAATTAGACTCTAAATTCCCTGAATGGGGCGACAGTAAATATTTTACTTTAAAGTTAAATCATACCATTACTACTAAGGAATTGCTATCTCATCTTTATGTCCTAATCCCAACTATGGACAATGATAAACATTATTTTGTAAGTGAAGATGAAATTGAAAAACTTTTGCAAAAAGGTGAAGGCTGGCTTAAAGAACATCCTGAAAAAGAACAAATTATTAGACGTTACTTAATCAATTTAAATTCCTTATCAAGACAAGCCCTTGAAAGATTAAGCGAAGGTGAAGAAATTGGAGACTTAAGCGATGAGTTGGTTGAGAAAACAGAAAAGGAAAAGCAAAAGGAAACTTTACACGACAAACGTATAAAACTTGTAGCTGAGAAAATAACTGAATCAGGAGCAGAGCGTGTTTTGGATTTAGGTTGTGGAGAAGGAAAATTAATTAGACAATTAATAAAGCAAAAACAATTTTCGTTAATAGCAGGAATGGACGTAGCTTACAATGAGCTAATTAAAGCAAAAGAAAGACTGCATTTTGACGAAATGTCTCCAAAACAAAAAGAGAGAATTAATTTATTTCAAGGCTCATTAACCTACAAAGACCAACGATTAGAAGGATTTGATGCAGCTGCTGTAGTGGAAGTCATTGAACACTTAGACTTAAATAGACTCAAAGCATTTGAACGTGTTTTATTTGAGTTCGCAAAACCTAAAACTATTGTTCTCACAACACCAAACCAAGAGTTCAATGTAATGTGGGATAAATTAGATGCAGAAGAAATGCGTCACGATGACCATCGTTTTGAATGGACAAGAAAAGAATTTTTGGAATGGTCAAATAAAATTGGAGAAACTTATAATTATAAAGTGGAGCTTTTCCCTATTGGAGACGAGGTTGAGAATATAGGAGCTCCTTCACAAATGGCAATATTTACTTATGGAAATTAA
- a CDS encoding IS630 family transposase: MPNIRRCLTAKGVKPIVAYQHRFQNFYLFGAYSPINGDNLTLEMPYCNTVCFQIFIDKLSVQKPEEFKIILLDNGAFHHSRQLVIPKNIHLLFIPPYSPELNPAEMIWRFIKGKTANIICKDLEELSAKVTDIINDMSNVIIQSITGWKLFTNCAF, translated from the coding sequence TTGCCCAATATAAGACGATGCCTTACCGCAAAGGGCGTAAAACCCATCGTAGCTTACCAACATCGCTTCCAAAACTTCTATCTCTTTGGTGCCTATTCCCCCATCAACGGAGACAATCTTACCTTAGAAATGCCTTACTGTAATACGGTCTGCTTTCAAATATTTATAGATAAACTCTCCGTACAAAAGCCTGAAGAATTCAAGATAATTCTACTTGACAATGGTGCTTTTCACCACAGCCGACAATTGGTAATTCCTAAAAATATTCATCTGTTGTTTATTCCTCCTTACTCTCCCGAATTAAACCCCGCAGAGATGATATGGCGATTCATCAAGGGCAAAACTGCTAACATTATTTGCAAAGATCTGGAAGAACTCTCCGCCAAAGTCACTGATATTATCAACGATATGAGTAACGTTATCATTCAATCCATTACAGGTTGGAAACTTTTTACAAACTGTGCCTTTTAG
- a CDS encoding tetratricopeptide repeat protein yields the protein MIEDNRLSRAEVLIEQKKYADAEKILTNLLAEYSDNIHFLSLLAEVNLQQNKPDAANGIIDNAIALSPDTSHLFYTKSRIAIMQDKLGEAEKHICQAISLEPYDADYFALLASIKLGRKDFNEALEAANKALSTDPENILALNTRSTALNKLNRSKEAAETIEGALKEDPNNAYTHANYGWGLLEKGEYKKALEHFKEALSNDPSSDYAQSGILEAIKATNPIYRWFLKYRFWINNLKAQYQWRFLIVFFLVFRALKTLARNNETLQPYLTPLVIVLGLLAFSTWIITPISNLLLRFNKYGQLLLSKKQKMSANLVAASLGVFIVGLLLYFILSDERMLPLAIFGFLMMPPLGVVFSPSQKKQVLLIYTVALAIAGIVAIAITFSTGKILNTMSFVFIIGFAVFQWVANYYSIKTDNE from the coding sequence ATGATAGAGGATAACAGGCTATCAAGAGCAGAGGTGCTAATTGAGCAAAAAAAATACGCAGATGCAGAAAAAATCCTTACAAATCTGCTCGCAGAATATTCCGATAATATTCATTTCCTGTCGCTACTGGCAGAAGTAAACTTACAGCAAAATAAACCAGATGCAGCCAACGGTATCATTGATAATGCCATTGCGCTGTCGCCCGATACCTCACATTTATTTTATACCAAATCCCGCATTGCCATTATGCAGGATAAATTAGGTGAGGCAGAAAAACATATCTGTCAGGCAATTTCGTTAGAGCCTTACGATGCGGATTATTTTGCATTATTGGCAAGTATCAAGTTGGGGCGTAAGGATTTTAACGAGGCACTCGAAGCGGCAAACAAAGCCCTCTCCACAGATCCCGAAAATATATTGGCTCTCAACACAAGAAGTACGGCATTAAATAAACTAAACAGAAGCAAAGAAGCAGCTGAAACCATAGAAGGTGCTTTAAAAGAAGACCCGAACAATGCCTATACCCATGCCAATTATGGTTGGGGTTTATTAGAAAAAGGAGAATACAAAAAAGCCTTGGAGCACTTTAAAGAAGCACTCTCGAATGACCCCTCTTCTGACTACGCACAATCGGGAATATTAGAAGCCATCAAAGCTACCAATCCCATTTATCGCTGGTTTTTGAAATACCGATTTTGGATAAATAATCTGAAAGCTCAATATCAGTGGCGTTTTCTTATTGTTTTCTTTTTAGTTTTTAGAGCATTAAAAACTTTAGCCCGCAACAACGAAACCCTTCAGCCCTATTTAACGCCACTCGTTATTGTACTGGGTTTGCTGGCATTTTCAACGTGGATAATTACCCCCATCAGTAATTTATTGCTAAGGTTCAATAAATACGGACAATTATTGTTAAGTAAAAAACAAAAAATGAGTGCAAACCTAGTGGCTGCAAGTTTAGGTGTTTTTATTGTCGGATTATTGTTATATTTTATCTTATCAGACGAAAGAATGTTGCCTCTTGCCATATTTGGTTTCCTGATGATGCCACCATTAGGAGTTGTATTTTCCCCATCTCAGAAAAAACAGGTATTATTAATTTATACTGTTGCTTTGGCTATAGCAGGTATCGTTGCCATTGCAATAACCTTTTCTACGGGAAAAATACTTAACACAATGTCATTTGTATTCATTATAGGATTTGCAGTATTTCAGTGGGTTGCCAATTACTACTCAATCAAAACAGACAACGAATAA
- a CDS encoding polynucleotide kinase-phosphatase: MEIKVPELSLVVLIGVSGSGKSSFAKKHFKRTEILSSDECRALVSDDENNQSATNDAFDVLYYIAGKRLKNGLLTVIDATNVQKESRKGLIALGRTYHCLPVAIVLDLPEKICEERNQNRPDRNFGGHVIRQQTQQLKKSIRDLKDEGFRQIYVLKSLEDVDAVLEIKREKLYNDKKDESGPFDIIGDVHGCFEELQDLLLKLGYIVNRVDETEKNFGFNVLAPENRRVIFVGDLVDRGPDSPSVLRLVMSMVNSGVAYCVPGNHDLKLQKYLNGKQVQLKHGLEVTVKQLETETTQLKSAVEKFLYGLISHYVFDNGKLVVAHAGLKEEMQGRGSGAVRSFCMYGETTGEIDEFGLPVRHNWAKEYRGKAKVVYGHTPVPEAEWLNKTIDIDTGCVFGGKLTALRYPEEEIVSVQAKMVYCEPVRPINFNENHNKLSSQQEYDDLLNIEDVTGKRIVQTRLRNNITIKEENSIAALEIMSRFAINPKWLIYLPPTMSPCATSDMPEYLEHPAQALNYYKKRGIEKVVCEEKHMGSRAVLVICKDEETATKRFGVQNEGIGICYTRTGRNFFNDAEIEKEFIGRVNECLTKTNFWDKFNTDWVCLDAELMPWSAKAQALLKEQYAAVGAAAGGALPEVEKALQLAFDRGIKDALPSLEKFVIKNNTISKYVKAYQNYCWTVNSIDDYKLAPFHILATDGQVHFEKTNEWHMENIAEICKGDTKLFMATPYKIVNLNDQTSYDEAVNWWMELTKKGGEGMVVKPYDFISIGTEGLLQPAVKCRGSEYLRIIYGPEYDLPENIKRLKNRGLSRKQSLAIREFALGVEGLERFVKKEPLRRIHESVFGVLALESEDVDPRL, from the coding sequence ATGGAAATTAAAGTACCCGAATTATCGCTTGTTGTTTTAATTGGTGTATCGGGTTCAGGAAAGAGCAGTTTCGCCAAAAAACATTTCAAACGAACAGAAATCTTATCTTCTGACGAATGCCGTGCATTGGTTTCAGATGATGAAAATAATCAGTCAGCAACAAATGATGCTTTTGATGTGTTGTATTACATCGCAGGTAAAAGACTTAAAAATGGCTTATTAACCGTTATAGATGCTACTAATGTACAGAAAGAATCTCGTAAGGGACTTATTGCATTAGGTAGAACTTACCACTGTTTACCTGTGGCCATTGTTTTAGATTTACCTGAAAAAATATGTGAAGAAAGAAATCAAAACAGGCCTGACCGAAATTTTGGAGGACACGTAATTCGTCAGCAAACTCAACAATTAAAGAAATCAATTAGAGATTTAAAAGATGAGGGTTTCAGACAAATATATGTTCTGAAATCACTTGAAGATGTTGATGCAGTTCTTGAAATCAAAAGAGAAAAACTTTATAATGATAAAAAAGATGAGTCTGGCCCATTTGACATCATTGGCGATGTTCATGGATGCTTTGAGGAATTGCAAGACCTCCTTTTAAAATTGGGTTATATCGTAAATAGAGTAGATGAAACTGAAAAGAATTTTGGATTTAATGTTCTTGCTCCTGAAAACAGAAGAGTGATTTTTGTTGGTGATTTGGTTGACCGTGGCCCTGATTCACCAAGCGTTTTGCGTTTGGTTATGAGTATGGTAAATTCAGGTGTAGCCTATTGCGTCCCCGGAAATCACGACTTGAAGTTGCAGAAATACTTAAATGGAAAGCAGGTTCAATTAAAGCATGGATTAGAAGTAACAGTAAAACAACTTGAAACAGAAACCACACAACTTAAATCAGCTGTAGAGAAATTTCTTTATGGATTAATTAGCCATTATGTATTTGATAATGGGAAATTGGTTGTTGCTCATGCTGGGCTTAAAGAAGAAATGCAGGGGCGTGGCTCAGGTGCAGTTCGTTCATTCTGTATGTACGGTGAAACAACAGGAGAAATTGATGAATTTGGTTTGCCTGTAAGACATAATTGGGCAAAAGAATATCGTGGGAAAGCAAAAGTTGTTTATGGACATACACCAGTTCCTGAAGCAGAATGGTTAAATAAAACCATAGATATTGATACAGGTTGTGTGTTTGGAGGTAAGTTAACAGCTTTACGTTATCCTGAAGAGGAAATAGTTTCTGTACAAGCAAAAATGGTGTATTGCGAACCTGTAAGACCAATCAACTTTAATGAAAATCATAACAAACTTAGTTCGCAACAAGAGTATGACGATTTATTAAATATTGAAGATGTAACGGGCAAACGCATTGTGCAAACAAGGCTAAGGAATAACATTACCATTAAAGAAGAGAACTCTATTGCAGCATTGGAAATCATGAGCCGATTTGCCATTAACCCAAAATGGTTGATTTATCTTCCTCCTACAATGTCGCCTTGTGCCACCAGCGATATGCCTGAATATTTAGAACATCCTGCCCAAGCTTTGAATTACTATAAGAAACGTGGAATTGAAAAAGTTGTTTGCGAAGAAAAGCACATGGGTTCAAGAGCTGTATTGGTAATTTGTAAAGATGAAGAAACAGCAACCAAACGTTTTGGTGTTCAAAATGAGGGTATCGGAATTTGCTATACACGAACAGGAAGAAACTTTTTTAATGATGCTGAAATAGAGAAAGAATTTATTGGCAGAGTGAATGAATGCTTAACCAAAACAAACTTTTGGGATAAATTCAACACAGACTGGGTTTGTTTAGATGCTGAATTAATGCCTTGGTCTGCAAAAGCTCAAGCATTACTCAAAGAGCAGTATGCAGCAGTTGGTGCAGCAGCTGGAGGAGCTTTGCCTGAAGTTGAAAAGGCTTTACAACTAGCTTTTGATAGAGGCATAAAAGATGCCCTGCCATCATTAGAAAAATTTGTAATAAAGAACAATACCATTTCAAAATATGTAAAGGCGTATCAAAATTATTGCTGGACAGTTAACTCCATTGACGATTATAAATTAGCTCCATTTCATATTTTGGCAACCGATGGACAAGTTCACTTTGAGAAAACAAATGAATGGCACATGGAAAACATTGCCGAAATCTGCAAAGGCGACACCAAACTATTTATGGCGACACCTTACAAAATTGTAAATCTAAACGACCAGACAAGTTATGACGAAGCTGTAAACTGGTGGATGGAATTGACAAAAAAAGGCGGAGAAGGAATGGTTGTAAAACCTTACGACTTTATTTCCATAGGAACAGAAGGACTTTTACAACCTGCTGTAAAATGTAGAGGAAGTGAATATCTAAGAATTATTTATGGCCCCGAATACGACTTGCCTGAAAACATAAAAAGACTAAAAAACCGTGGACTTTCTAGAAAACAATCTTTAGCCATCAGAGAATTTGCTTTGGGCGTTGAAGGACTGGAACGGTTTGTGAAAAAAGAACCATTAAGACGAATACATGAAAGTGTTTTTGGAGTATTAGCATTAGAAAGCGAAGATGTTGACCCACGATTATAG
- a CDS encoding tetratricopeptide repeat protein translates to MSALSNDIATLELMVTILTIIIGLFAYLGFVNLNEIRAKISNLDDDARKKIDGIKEDADKKIALMEKEINLKILHAHNEANSKIENIQTLANQKLSEITGIKLQGESMLKILRNDADATINPSYIEAELDFIAMKLREKELKGEDFNIEDLFDLGRHHYARGYYQKAIERFMQVYSQNAKFPQITFYLGMAYDDLPNFDEAVKYYTASYENEIEFKTKALALSNRAYTYIEKARDWKRKVNNEKSTEFYKLAIDDFKTSLSILSDDPIVHYGLAIVYREIGDQQNGLSYFNSAEELIHRKHEYEILYSKKQYSHMNEALNNYYRFTK, encoded by the coding sequence ATGTCAGCTTTATCAAACGACATTGCAACATTAGAATTAATGGTGACTATTTTAACGATTATTATTGGATTATTTGCATATTTAGGGTTTGTAAATCTAAATGAAATTCGGGCTAAAATATCAAATCTTGATGATGATGCAAGAAAAAAAATTGATGGTATAAAAGAAGATGCAGATAAAAAAATTGCTCTCATGGAAAAAGAAATTAATCTTAAAATATTACATGCACATAATGAAGCAAATAGTAAAATCGAAAATATTCAAACACTGGCTAATCAAAAATTAAGCGAAATTACAGGTATAAAATTACAAGGTGAGAGTATGCTCAAAATTTTAAGAAACGATGCAGATGCTACAATTAATCCTTCTTATATTGAAGCTGAGCTTGATTTTATCGCAATGAAGCTACGAGAGAAAGAATTAAAAGGTGAAGATTTTAATATAGAAGATTTATTTGATTTGGGGCGCCACCATTATGCAAGGGGATATTATCAAAAAGCAATTGAAAGATTTATGCAGGTTTATTCACAAAATGCAAAATTTCCACAAATCACATTTTATTTGGGAATGGCATATGATGATTTACCCAATTTCGATGAAGCTGTAAAATACTACACAGCTTCATACGAAAATGAAATAGAATTTAAGACTAAGGCATTAGCCTTAAGTAATAGAGCTTACACATATATTGAGAAAGCAAGGGATTGGAAACGCAAAGTGAATAATGAAAAGTCAACTGAATTTTATAAATTGGCAATCGACGATTTTAAAACTTCGTTGTCAATTTTATCCGATGATCCAATAGTTCATTACGGGTTAGCTATTGTATATCGTGAAATAGGTGACCAACAAAATGGGTTAAGTTATTTTAATTCAGCAGAAGAATTAATTCATAGAAAACATGAGTATGAAATACTTTATTCAAAAAAACAATATTCACATATGAATGAAGCGTTAAACAATTACTATCGATTTACAAAGTAA
- a CDS encoding DUF3644 domain-containing protein, which produces MKHISRQLIDKSQEAIILALETYNKPTIKYRIEGFCFFYTNAWELILKAKIIEDNKSENSIYYKKVKGQLRKSLSLRDCLRKVFTNENDPIRTNIETVADIRDSATHFIIEELESIYSGLFQAGILNYVDKLNEWFDGCITDKCSPALMTLVGDSKDIDPIKIKKKYGPTILEFVEAQMTELNKRENKIGNSKFRIPVEYKLVLTKVEGDADIKLTASTEGAKSALVVEVAKNPNKTHPNLMKHILIKVSKKIKTKFTQYDFQAVLALEKIKGNGKFHFELDNPITHRYSDELVEFIANKIQANGQYLENNKRKYGELNKQKRKKPSR; this is translated from the coding sequence ATGAAACATATCAGCAGACAACTTATAGACAAAAGCCAAGAGGCAATAATACTTGCTTTGGAAACCTATAACAAACCGACAATAAAATATAGAATTGAAGGTTTCTGCTTTTTTTATACGAATGCTTGGGAACTAATCTTAAAGGCGAAAATTATTGAAGACAACAAGAGTGAAAATTCAATTTATTACAAGAAAGTAAAAGGCCAACTAAGAAAATCACTTTCATTAAGAGACTGCTTAAGAAAAGTTTTTACAAATGAAAATGACCCAATTAGAACAAATATTGAAACAGTTGCTGACATTAGAGATAGTGCTACACATTTCATAATTGAAGAACTTGAAAGCATATATTCAGGATTATTTCAAGCAGGCATTCTAAACTATGTTGACAAACTAAATGAGTGGTTTGACGGCTGTATTACTGATAAATGTTCACCTGCTTTAATGACACTTGTTGGAGACAGTAAAGACATTGACCCCATTAAAATCAAGAAGAAATACGGTCCGACAATATTGGAGTTTGTTGAAGCACAAATGACCGAACTAAACAAACGGGAAAATAAAATCGGTAATTCGAAATTTAGAATACCAGTCGAGTATAAACTTGTTTTGACAAAGGTTGAAGGTGACGCAGACATTAAATTGACTGCTTCTACTGAAGGTGCAAAATCTGCTTTGGTTGTGGAAGTTGCCAAAAATCCAAACAAGACACACCCAAATTTGATGAAGCACATTTTGATAAAGGTTTCCAAAAAAATAAAAACGAAATTTACACAATATGACTTTCAAGCTGTACTTGCATTAGAGAAGATAAAAGGAAATGGAAAATTTCATTTTGAACTTGATAACCCAATTACGCATAGATATTCAGACGAATTAGTTGAATTTATTGCAAACAAAATCCAAGCTAACGGACAGTATTTAGAAAACAATAAAAGGAAATATGGTGAACTTAATAAGCAAAAAAGAAAGAAACCCAGCCGCTAA
- a CDS encoding winged helix-turn-helix domain-containing protein gives MSLPIELIIKESADYLKQLHKKAKRKGVSKIKMLMNIQSGIHHNHLLAIKSGASVRSINRWKATYQSQGLDGLLRDNRGGDFRSQLETADKERISQKLKDPKNGLRSYKEAQQWLKSELGIEKQYNTVRMYLKRNFGTKLKVGRKSHIKKDEAAVDTFKKTYQTR, from the coding sequence ATGTCATTACCCATAGAACTTATCATAAAAGAGTCAGCAGATTACCTAAAACAGCTACATAAAAAAGCCAAAAGGAAGGGCGTTTCTAAAATAAAGATGTTGATGAATATCCAAAGCGGTATCCACCACAATCATCTTCTTGCCATCAAGTCAGGGGCTTCTGTGCGTTCGATAAACAGGTGGAAAGCTACTTACCAATCGCAAGGACTTGATGGATTGCTCAGGGACAATAGAGGTGGTGATTTCCGTAGCCAACTCGAGACAGCAGACAAGGAGCGGATATCGCAAAAGCTAAAAGATCCCAAGAATGGGTTGCGCAGCTACAAAGAAGCACAGCAGTGGCTGAAGTCGGAGTTGGGTATTGAAAAGCAATACAATACGGTAAGGATGTATCTGAAGCGAAACTTTGGCACAAAACTCAAGGTGGGTAGAAAAAGCCATATCAAAAAGGACGAAGCGGCGGTTGATACTTTTAAAAAAACTTATCAAACACGCTAG
- a CDS encoding winged helix-turn-helix domain-containing protein: MGYSRTKFEQRGFDVKEYQKYYHRHQIEYIRKKLRCVFLYNQGKEFKEIPLELKVHWQSVRKYINEYIMGGFEQLCKRVERKQPSQLSEFQMFDFKEVVLNKRPLEVGLKGNIWTGNEMKAYLKATYGVVYKSGIYDLLERLNLSHQKAHFDKTKRILSH; the protein is encoded by the coding sequence ATGGGCTATAGTAGAACAAAATTTGAACAAAGAGGATTTGACGTAAAAGAATACCAGAAGTATTATCATCGTCATCAAATAGAATACATACGCAAGAAATTGCGTTGCGTTTTTCTGTATAATCAAGGGAAAGAATTTAAAGAAATCCCTTTGGAATTGAAGGTACATTGGCAAAGTGTTCGTAAATATATCAATGAGTATATTATGGGCGGCTTTGAGCAATTATGCAAGCGGGTTGAGCGAAAACAACCCAGCCAACTAAGCGAGTTTCAAATGTTTGATTTTAAGGAAGTTGTTTTAAATAAACGTCCCTTGGAGGTAGGTTTAAAGGGGAATATTTGGACAGGCAACGAGATGAAAGCCTATCTAAAAGCCACCTATGGAGTAGTTTATAAATCAGGCATTTATGACTTATTGGAACGCTTAAATCTGAGCCACCAGAAAGCCCATTTTGATAAGACTAAACGGATTCTTAGCCATTGA